The segment TACACGGCCACGCCTTCGCCCTTCGCCTTCTTCGATCCCTTCGGCGTGTCCTTGGCCGGCTTCGATTTGGATTCCGAATTGCCGGACGAGGAATCTTTCGCGGGGGTTTGCGACTTTTCCGCCTTGCCGTCGCCCTTTTCGGCCGGACCTGATCCGTTGTCCTTCTTCGCCGCCTCCTTGTAGGACTCGCTGCGATAATCCGTGATGTAGAAGCCCGAACCTTTGAAGATCAATCCTGCCCCGCCGCTGATGCG is part of the Phycisphaerae bacterium genome and harbors:
- a CDS encoding zinc ribbon domain-containing protein, which encodes MPTYEYECTRCGKVTEVFQSMTDPPRRKLRKQDNPQCSCNAPVQRRISGGAGLIFKGSGFYITDYRSESYKEAAKKDNGSGPAEKGDGKAEKSQTPAKDSSSGNSESKSKPAKDTPKGSKKAKGEGVAV